A genomic stretch from Bordetella sp. N includes:
- a CDS encoding Fe2+-dependent dioxygenase translates to MMLHIPQILQPDEVRELRQRLDAAPWIDGRATVGTQGAGVKRNRQLDENAELTQALSDVVLRALARNPTYFSAALPLRTVRPLFNKYASAETYGFHVDGAVRTFPGAPGWLRTDLSATLFLCDPDDYEGGELTVRDTYGEHAVKLPAGDLVLYPASSLHCVTPVTRGERTGCFFWIQSMVREHGRRQMLFELDQTIQALRAQHGETEHTLALTNHYHNLLREWTEV, encoded by the coding sequence ATGATGTTGCACATACCCCAGATCCTGCAGCCCGACGAAGTGCGGGAGCTTAGGCAACGGCTCGATGCCGCGCCCTGGATCGACGGCAGGGCGACCGTGGGCACGCAGGGCGCTGGTGTGAAGCGCAATCGCCAGCTGGATGAGAACGCCGAACTGACGCAGGCCTTGTCGGACGTGGTCCTGCGTGCGCTGGCCCGCAATCCCACCTATTTTTCCGCCGCCTTGCCCTTGCGCACCGTGCGGCCGCTGTTCAACAAGTATGCGTCGGCGGAGACCTACGGGTTTCATGTGGACGGCGCCGTGCGCACGTTTCCCGGTGCGCCCGGCTGGCTGCGCACCGACCTGTCGGCCACGCTGTTCCTGTGTGATCCCGACGACTACGAGGGCGGCGAGCTGACCGTGCGGGACACCTATGGCGAGCATGCGGTCAAGCTGCCCGCCGGCGACCTGGTGCTGTATCCCGCCAGCAGCCTGCATTGCGTGACGCCGGTCACGCGTGGTGAGCGCACCGGGTGCTTCTTCTGGATCCAGAGCATGGTGCGCGAACATGGCCGCCGGCAGATGCTGTTCGAACTGGACCAGACCATCCAGGCCCTGCGCGCGCAGCACGGGGAGACCGAGCACACCCTTGCGTTGACGAATCACTATCACAACCTGCTGCGGGAATGGACCGAGGTTTGA
- the serB gene encoding phosphoserine phosphatase SerB, with product MTIHHLVLQSLSLSAEQTEQVAALAQAQGLQRISATAARLLDVQTDDATRAEVRDWCDQNGIDQAFVPKGSRLADCKVLVMDMDSTLINIECIDEIADIAGVKPKVAEITEAAMRGEITDFSESLRRRVALLAGLSARALEQVYVERLRLNPGAERLIETAQAAGIKVMLVSGGFTYFTDRLRERLKLDNAQANNLEIDNGVLTGKVHGDIIDAHGKAVRLREFARQHGAAPEQIIAMGDGANDLKMLGAAGWSVAYHAKPIVREQTRYALNVSGLDGVLNWFEG from the coding sequence ATGACGATCCACCACCTGGTCCTGCAATCGCTGTCCCTCTCGGCTGAACAGACCGAACAAGTCGCCGCCCTGGCGCAGGCCCAGGGCCTGCAACGCATCAGCGCCACCGCCGCGCGCCTGCTCGACGTGCAGACCGACGACGCCACCCGCGCCGAAGTGCGCGACTGGTGCGACCAGAACGGCATCGACCAGGCTTTCGTGCCCAAGGGCAGCCGCCTGGCCGATTGCAAAGTGCTGGTCATGGACATGGATTCGACCCTGATCAACATCGAATGCATCGACGAGATCGCCGACATCGCGGGAGTCAAACCCAAGGTCGCGGAGATCACCGAGGCCGCGATGCGCGGCGAGATCACGGACTTTTCCGAAAGTCTGCGCCGCCGCGTTGCCCTGCTGGCCGGCCTGTCGGCGCGCGCGCTGGAACAGGTGTATGTGGAACGCCTGCGCCTGAATCCGGGCGCGGAACGCCTGATCGAGACGGCGCAGGCGGCAGGCATCAAGGTGATGCTGGTGTCGGGTGGCTTCACCTACTTCACCGACCGCCTGCGGGAGCGCCTGAAGCTGGACAACGCCCAGGCGAACAATCTGGAAATCGACAACGGCGTGCTGACCGGCAAGGTCCACGGCGACATCATCGACGCCCACGGCAAGGCCGTGCGCCTGCGCGAATTCGCGCGCCAGCACGGCGCGGCGCCGGAACAGATCATCGCGATGGGCGACGGCGCCAATGACTTGAAGATGCTGGGCGCCGCCGGTTGGTCCGTGGCCTACCACGCCAAACCCATCGTCCGCGAACAGACGCGCTACGCGCTGAACGTGTCGGGGCTGGACGGCGTGCTGAACTGGTTCGAAGGCTGA
- the mfd gene encoding transcription-repair coupling factor has translation MSAESSSTIAAPTAPLVPATATLLAALKPGTRYAHPRPPGSGDAWLLADLARQAGRPLVILSADPLEAQRLAEEIHLFAPTLRVRQLPDWETLPYDAFSPHHDLISQRLQTLDALMHQAVDVLTVPITTALYRLPPPAFMAAYTFSFKQRDKLDEAALRAQLTLANYTHVTQVTAPGEFCLRGGLIDLFPMGSIVPYRIDLFDDEIESIRAFDVDTQRSLYPVNNVQLLPGREFPMDEDARNRFRARFRELFEGDPSRALPYRDIGAGIAFAGVEYYLPLFFDEVATLFDYLAPGTITVTLGDIEEAMRRFNQDTTSRYEFLKSDRERPVLPPPSLFLDGEGLFGHLKQFERLALTADAAHPDIGPAPDVAVTRRADDPVSRLRAVVDSGKWRVLLCADSAGRRETLSQMLAEFDLRPDAEPASIDDFRASHAELALMPAPLTAGFSLPGERVALITENDLYPGQTATGRRGHRAQERASNVEAMVRDLSELREGDPVVHAQHGIGRYHGLVNMDMGEGVMEFLHLEYANGSTLYVPVSQLHVIARYSGADPDAAPLHQLGSGQWDKARRKAAKQVRDTAAELLDLYAKRAAREGYSFKLPLNDYEAFAEGFGFEETVDQSAAIQAVILDMTSGKPMDRLVCGDVGFGKTEVALRAAFLAVANGKQVALLCPTTLLAEQHAQTFSDRFADWPVRVVELSRFRSAKEISAAIQGINSGGVDIVIGTHKILSKDVQFKQLGLVIIDEEHRFGVRQKEALKSLRAEVDVLTLTATPIPRTLGMSLEGIRDFSVIATAPQKRLAIKTFVRREDGSTIREALLRELKRGGQAYFLHNEVETIHNRRARLEELVPEARIAVAHGQMAERELEQVMKGFYQQRYNVLLCTTIIETGIDVPSANTIVIHRSDRFGLAQLHQLRGRVGRSHHQAYAYLLTPGEDAITTNAKKRLEAIQAMEELGSGFYLAMHDLEIRGTGEVLGDSQSGNIQEVGFSMYTEMLNEAVRALKAGEEPDLDAPFNSACEVNLHAPALLPADYCADVHARLAVYKRLSHAQDDDELIRIQEELIDRFGKLPEAATTLLATHRLRLGAVALGIVKIDASESQALVQFGPKPSVDPLRIIELVQKQRHIKLAGQDKLRVEIKGQQVPARVEAVRTVLRALA, from the coding sequence ATGTCAGCTGAATCCTCCTCCACAATCGCGGCCCCCACGGCCCCCCTGGTCCCGGCGACCGCTACTTTGCTTGCGGCACTCAAACCTGGCACCCGCTATGCGCACCCGCGCCCGCCGGGCTCCGGCGACGCCTGGCTGCTGGCCGACCTTGCCCGCCAGGCCGGGCGTCCGCTGGTCATACTCAGCGCCGATCCCCTGGAGGCCCAGCGCCTGGCCGAGGAAATCCACCTCTTCGCCCCGACCCTGCGCGTGCGCCAGTTGCCCGACTGGGAAACGCTGCCCTACGACGCTTTCTCGCCCCATCACGACCTGATCTCCCAGCGCCTGCAGACGCTGGACGCGCTGATGCACCAGGCGGTCGACGTCCTTACCGTGCCGATCACCACGGCGCTGTACCGGCTGCCGCCGCCCGCCTTCATGGCGGCGTACACGTTCTCCTTCAAGCAACGCGACAAGCTGGACGAGGCCGCGTTGCGGGCCCAACTGACGCTGGCCAACTACACCCACGTCACGCAGGTCACAGCGCCTGGTGAGTTCTGTCTGCGCGGTGGCCTGATCGACCTGTTCCCCATGGGTTCGATCGTGCCCTATCGCATCGACCTGTTCGACGACGAGATCGAATCGATCCGCGCCTTCGACGTCGACACCCAGCGCAGCCTGTACCCCGTCAACAACGTGCAACTGCTGCCGGGCCGCGAATTTCCCATGGACGAAGACGCGCGCAACCGCTTCCGCGCGCGCTTTCGCGAACTGTTCGAAGGCGACCCTTCACGCGCCCTGCCCTATCGCGACATCGGCGCGGGTATCGCCTTCGCGGGTGTGGAGTACTACCTGCCGCTGTTCTTCGACGAAGTGGCCACCCTGTTCGACTATCTGGCCCCCGGCACCATCACGGTCACCCTGGGCGATATCGAAGAGGCCATGCGCCGCTTCAACCAGGACACCACCAGCCGCTACGAGTTTCTCAAGAGCGATCGTGAACGCCCCGTGCTGCCGCCCCCCAGCCTGTTCCTGGACGGCGAGGGCCTGTTCGGCCATCTGAAGCAGTTCGAACGCCTGGCGCTGACGGCCGATGCCGCGCATCCGGACATCGGCCCCGCGCCCGACGTGGCCGTCACGCGGCGCGCCGACGATCCCGTCAGCCGCCTGCGCGCCGTGGTCGACAGCGGCAAGTGGCGCGTGCTGCTGTGCGCGGACTCGGCCGGACGGCGCGAGACCTTGAGCCAGATGCTGGCCGAGTTCGACCTGCGCCCCGACGCCGAGCCGGCCTCGATCGACGATTTCCGTGCCAGCCACGCCGAGCTGGCCCTGATGCCCGCGCCCTTGACCGCCGGCTTCAGCCTGCCGGGCGAGCGCGTTGCCCTCATCACCGAAAACGACCTGTACCCCGGCCAGACCGCCACGGGCCGGCGCGGCCACCGCGCCCAGGAACGCGCCAGCAACGTCGAAGCCATGGTGCGCGACCTGTCGGAACTGCGCGAAGGCGATCCGGTGGTCCATGCCCAGCACGGCATCGGCCGCTACCACGGCCTGGTCAACATGGACATGGGCGAAGGCGTGATGGAGTTCCTGCATCTCGAATACGCCAACGGCAGCACCCTGTACGTGCCGGTGTCGCAGCTGCACGTCATCGCGCGCTACAGCGGCGCCGATCCCGACGCCGCGCCCCTGCACCAGCTGGGTTCCGGGCAATGGGACAAGGCTCGCCGCAAGGCCGCCAAGCAGGTGCGCGACACCGCCGCCGAGTTGCTGGACCTGTACGCCAAGCGCGCCGCGCGTGAAGGCTATTCCTTCAAGCTGCCCCTGAACGATTACGAAGCCTTCGCGGAAGGCTTCGGTTTCGAGGAAACCGTCGACCAGTCGGCCGCCATCCAGGCCGTGATCCTGGACATGACCTCCGGCAAGCCCATGGACCGCCTGGTGTGCGGCGACGTCGGCTTCGGCAAGACCGAAGTGGCGTTGCGCGCGGCCTTCCTGGCCGTGGCCAATGGCAAGCAGGTCGCCCTGCTGTGCCCCACCACCCTGCTGGCCGAGCAGCACGCGCAGACCTTCAGCGACCGCTTCGCCGATTGGCCCGTGCGCGTGGTGGAGCTGTCGCGCTTCCGCTCGGCCAAGGAAATCAGCGCCGCCATCCAGGGCATCAACAGCGGTGGCGTGGACATCGTCATCGGCACCCACAAGATCCTGTCCAAGGATGTCCAGTTCAAGCAATTGGGCCTGGTCATCATCGACGAGGAGCACCGCTTCGGCGTGCGCCAGAAGGAGGCGCTGAAGTCCCTGCGCGCCGAAGTGGACGTGTTGACCCTGACCGCCACGCCGATTCCGCGCACCTTGGGCATGTCGCTGGAAGGCATACGCGATTTCTCGGTGATCGCCACCGCGCCGCAGAAGCGCCTGGCCATCAAGACCTTCGTGCGGCGCGAGGACGGCAGCACCATCCGCGAAGCCTTGTTGCGCGAACTCAAGCGCGGCGGCCAGGCTTACTTCCTGCACAACGAAGTGGAGACCATCCACAATCGCCGCGCCCGCCTGGAAGAACTGGTGCCCGAAGCGCGTATCGCCGTGGCCCACGGCCAGATGGCCGAGCGCGAGCTGGAACAGGTGATGAAGGGCTTTTATCAGCAGCGCTACAACGTGCTGTTGTGTACCACCATCATCGAAACCGGTATCGACGTGCCCAGCGCCAATACCATCGTCATCCATCGCTCCGATCGCTTCGGGCTGGCGCAGCTGCACCAGTTGCGCGGGCGCGTCGGCCGTTCGCACCACCAGGCCTATGCGTATCTGCTGACGCCCGGCGAGGACGCCATCACCACCAACGCGAAGAAGCGGCTGGAAGCCATTCAGGCCATGGAAGAGCTGGGTTCCGGTTTCTACCTGGCCATGCATGACCTGGAAATCCGCGGCACCGGCGAAGTGCTGGGCGATTCGCAGTCGGGCAATATCCAGGAAGTGGGTTTCTCCATGTACACGGAAATGCTCAACGAGGCGGTGCGCGCGCTGAAGGCAGGTGAAGAACCGGACCTGGACGCGCCCTTCAATTCCGCCTGCGAGGTCAACCTGCATGCCCCCGCCCTGCTGCCCGCGGATTATTGCGCCGACGTGCATGCCCGCCTGGCGGTGTACAAACGCCTGTCGCATGCCCAGGACGACGACGAGCTGATCCGCATCCAGGAAGAGCTGATCGACCGCTTCGGCAAGCTGCCGGAAGCGGCCACTACCCTGCTGGCCACGCACCGCCTGCGCCTGGGCGCCGTGGCCTTGGGCATCGTCAAGATCGACGCCAGCGAGAGCCAGGCCTTGGTTCAGTTCGGTCCCAAGCCGTCGGTGGATCCCTTGCGGATCATCGAGCTGGTGCAGAAACAGCGTCACATCAAACTGGCGGGTCAGGACAAGCTGCGGGTCGAGATCAAGGGCCAGCAGGTGCCGGCGCGGGTCGAAGCCGTGCGTACCGTGCTGCGGGCCCTGGCTTGA